In one window of Mytilus trossulus isolate FHL-02 chromosome 7, PNRI_Mtr1.1.1.hap1, whole genome shotgun sequence DNA:
- the LOC134724805 gene encoding uncharacterized protein LOC134724805, with translation MMDSHDDVLTALPSYVRYSRRELGKLSKEDRRESAFSGIRQKLSSAVISVPYGGGLDNLRLIGNLDDHEFQNRFTSYTKPRRKKNKNGVVSDTDMFMSEGEMSPTKGYHRYHDQFSPSKFILPSRKPARIGSETSTTSTATTKSRSTIYSTTSEHDEGYWAKKLKELDEVKERYSDNSEFLTHLYACKLKKDKHSKKKKNKKVKRDDESTPQSVAGDISNRLVLPPIKQKPYFDRKSRESTLTNPSDESNTSTIVANDENEVSKRRKVEFNLQKAKRTVKLPPLESKHEFNRTSPRVKNPKRSILKKIDKNTDTVVNSFPSKTLSTSSVYNNHIGKLKSPIPSSASRRQQVTFKRNPFNLKYKCSKEFEAVASNYEKENERKPSFMTD, from the coding sequence ATGATGGATTCTCATGATGATGTACTAACTGCGTTGCCTAGTTACGTTAGATATTCTCGACGAGAATTGGGAAAGCTTTCTAAGGAAGATAGACGAGAATCTGCTTTCAGTGGAATACGTCAGAAACTGAGCTCAGCTGTCATTTCGGTACCATATGGAGGTGGTTTAGATAATTTAAGACTAATTGGGAATTTAGATGACCATGAATTTCAAAACCGATTCACTTCCTATACTAAGCCAAGaaggaagaaaaataagaacGGTGTTGTGTCAGATACAGATATGTTCATGAGTGAGGGAGAAATGTCTCCGACTAAAGGTTACCACAGATATCACGACCAGTTTTCACCCTCCAAATTCATTTTACCTAGTAGGAAACCAGCACGAATAGGATCGGAAACCAGTACAACAAGTACTGCAACAACGAAAAGTCGTAGTACGATATATTCAACGACGTCGGAACACGATGAAGGATATTGGGCGAAAAAACTTAAAGAATTGGATGAAGTTAAAGAACGTTATTCAGATAATAGTGAATTCCTAACACATCTGTATGcatgtaaattgaaaaaagacaaacattcgaagaaaaagaaaaacaagaagGTTAAACGAGACGACGAAAGTACACCACAATCAGTTGCAGGGGACATAAGTAACCGCCTTGTGCTGCctccaataaaacaaaaaccttATTTCGATAGGAAAAGTCGAGAGAGCACACTTACAAATCCTAGTGACGAGAGCAACACCTCTACCATTGTAGCGAATGATGAAAATGAAGTTTCAAAACGACGGAAGGTGGAATTTAATCTTCAAAAGGCAAAACGAACTGTTAAACTACCTCCTTTAGAATCCAAACATGAGTTTAATCGAACAAGTCCACGAGTTAAAAATCCAAAACGTTCTATCCTgaagaaaatagacaaaaatacagACACTGTTGTGAACAGTTTTCCATCAAAAACACTTTCTACGTCATCGGTATATAATAATCATATAGGAAAACTGAAATCACCGATTCCTTCGTCTGCGTCTCGTAGACAACAAGTGACATTCAAACGTAACCcattcaatctaaaatataaatgcagTAAGGAATTCGAGGCGGTGGCGAGTAACtatgaaaaagaaaacgaaaGGAAACCCTCGTTTATGACGgattaa
- the LOC134726912 gene encoding uncharacterized protein LOC134726912, whose translation MTHYTINEVTSEKSDVTFRGIPYADADRTGHWSIWAISLLFQANRAVSMTNSFMHMNKLLMKNVGHVITKQILDINPLLYRYTYKTSIKLRFKMEMKEIGNSSIIFRTGLYDEETGLKLGQNVLKFVQINTETRKSLPFPDWFQTSLSHLKMTENSKYTSLNRATLPETPKNCFRWKFIVRYSDLDRNMHSNQATYLKLFMDCATKASTSGYYRHFKTDMCWFNVEHVSINYIGESFVDDELEVHTWQDNLEDCKIFFSCCKDKKRITFAEFRYGLERTKLLSSPKL comes from the coding sequence ATGACACACTATACAATAAACGAGGTGACATCAGAAAAATCCGATGTAACATTTCGTGGAATACCTTATGCTGACGCCGATAGGACCGGACATTGGAGTATATGGGCGATATCATTACTCTTTCAAGCGAACAGAGCCGTTAGTATGACGAATTCCTTCATGCATATGAACAAATTGCTCATGAAAAACGTCGGGCATGTAATAACAAAACAGATATTAGACATCAACCCATTGCTTTATAGATACACATACAAGACATCTATCAAGTTGAGatttaaaatggaaatgaaGGAGATTGGAAACTCTTCCATCATCTTCAGAACTGGTCTATACGACGAAGAGACCGGTTTAAAACTTGGTCAGAATGTACTTAAGTTTGTGCAGATCAACACAGAGACCAGGAAGTCATTGCCATTTCCAGACTGGTTTCAAACAAGTTTGTCTCACTTGAAAATGACCGAGAATTCAAAGTATACCAGCCTGAACAGAGCCACCCTTCCTGAAACACCTAAAAACTGTTTCCGATGGAAATTTATTGTTCGTTACAGTGATCTTGATAGAAACATGCATTCTAATCAAGCCACTTACTTGAAACTTTTCATGGACTGTGCTACTAAAGCATCCACATCAGGATATTATCGCCATTTTAAAACCGATATGTGTTGGTTTAATGTGGAACATGTCTCTATTAATTATATCGGTGAAAGTTTTGTGGATGACGAACTTGAGGTTCATACCTGGCAAGATAATTTGGAAGATTGTAAAATATTCTTTTCGTGTTGTAAAGACAAAAAACGGATTACCTTCGCAGAGTTTAGATATGGTTTAGAAAGAACTAAGCTTCTTTCATCTCCAAAGTTATAG